From the genome of Hymenobacter sp. PAMC 26628, one region includes:
- a CDS encoding PID-CTERM protein-sorting domain-containing protein: protein MKNLFTVSFRTFAVGAVLALTAGASMQAQAQGSTGPTPTDPMDPPVTPPVPPPVPPPTAVPLDGGASLLLASGVAYGVRMLRRRRK, encoded by the coding sequence GTGAAAAACTTATTCACCGTTTCGTTCCGCACCTTCGCTGTTGGCGCCGTGCTGGCGCTGACCGCCGGCGCTTCCATGCAAGCCCAGGCCCAGGGTTCCACCGGCCCCACGCCTACTGACCCAATGGACCCGCCCGTTACCCCGCCCGTTCCCCCGCCCGTTCCCCCGCCTACGGCCGTGCCCCTCGACGGGGGCGCCTCGCTGCTGCTGGCCAGCGGCGTGGCCTATGGCGTGCGGATGCTGCGCCGCCGCCGCAAGTAG
- the xrtX gene encoding exosortase X, which produces MKLPLPSRAQPARPALRFLLVFAALYALWTLGYDGLVGPDGRFDQALSANLAATAGALLRGMGFAAGTAPANPILVVLNGQPVVSVGDPCNGLLMYALFAGFVVAFPGPWRHKLWFVPAGILAIYALNVGRVALLALNHAYWYHSVDFNHHYTFTFVVYGAIGALWVLWARRGGADPFVAAPVLHGAR; this is translated from the coding sequence ATGAAGCTTCCGCTACCCTCCCGTGCGCAGCCAGCCCGGCCTGCGCTGCGCTTTTTGCTGGTATTTGCCGCCCTTTACGCCTTGTGGACGCTAGGCTACGACGGTTTAGTGGGCCCCGACGGCCGTTTCGACCAAGCGCTTTCGGCCAACCTGGCGGCCACCGCTGGGGCCCTGCTGCGGGGGATGGGCTTCGCCGCCGGTACCGCCCCGGCCAACCCCATCCTGGTAGTGCTCAATGGCCAGCCGGTCGTATCCGTTGGCGACCCGTGCAACGGGCTGCTGATGTACGCGTTGTTTGCGGGCTTCGTGGTGGCGTTTCCGGGGCCCTGGCGGCACAAATTGTGGTTCGTGCCGGCGGGCATCCTGGCCATCTACGCCCTCAACGTGGGGCGGGTAGCGCTGCTGGCCCTCAACCATGCCTATTGGTACCACTCCGTCGATTTCAACCACCACTACACCTTCACCTTCGTGGTGTACGGGGCCATCGGGGCCCTGTGGGTGCTGTGGGCGCGGCGCGGCGGCGCCGACCCTTTTGTGGCCGCGCCCGTGCTGCACGGTGCCCGCTAG
- a CDS encoding XrtX-associated membrane protein, translating to MPASAARSLWPRRLLVAALVALLLGLGLFEAEVFAALGHLWHPGGAPAAVPGITTHGLPVAISYRLLYAMLNVALLHLLLHGRYTVAAVVAYAVGYVAGAGLLWLGQRAGLPIASLTGHRVLDVLSSPLPVMFAYPLALLAGPKAPAHPAP from the coding sequence GTGCCCGCTAGTGCCGCCCGCTCGCTGTGGCCCCGCCGCCTATTGGTGGCCGCACTAGTGGCGTTGCTGCTGGGCCTGGGCCTGTTTGAAGCAGAGGTTTTTGCCGCCTTGGGCCACCTCTGGCACCCCGGTGGGGCCCCGGCGGCCGTGCCCGGCATCACTACCCACGGCCTGCCCGTGGCCATTAGCTACCGCCTGCTCTACGCCATGCTGAACGTGGCCCTGCTGCACCTGCTGCTGCACGGCCGCTACACCGTGGCCGCTGTGGTAGCCTATGCGGTGGGCTACGTGGCCGGCGCGGGCCTGCTGTGGCTGGGGCAGCGGGCAGGCCTACCCATTGCCTCGCTTACCGGCCACCGGGTGCTCGACGTGCTCTCGTCGCCGTTGCCAGTCATGTTTGCCTATCCGCTGGCGCTGCTGGCGGGGCCAAAAGCTCCTGCCCACCCCGCGCCGTAA
- a CDS encoding T9SS type A sorting domain-containing protein gives MTKILTTRRLLPTVTGPVGCLLLGLLWGQPYQAQAQFPRAESFQNSTAGGFVLGGSATLTAATGSDPNGAGYLRLTSAIINQSGFAIDQTSFPAPQGFSISFEFFAYGGDGADGFSVFLVDADQTSAASFTPGASGGSLGYAQKTTAPVSNGVPFGYIGIGIDEFGNYSNATEGRVGGINTPDLTPDAVAIRGAGNGRSTSDYPYLAGSPTLPFSLDVPTIRALAGSLDYRRVYIDVVPTNGTYRITVRIQHGGALATAVRNFVVPAPPANLRVGFSGSTGGNTNVHEIRKLAVQQLPFLSDDVAGTAYNQPVSINVLNNDIFSYATYKSGTVDLDLNTPGVQSSLALAQGTFSVTPEGTVTFTPSGTFAGVVTVPYTAGDMLDQTASPANITVVVRGADVANSVSGPTAAFPGAQVQYTVTTSNLGPLPATNVVPTLQLPAGLSGVVVGNGGAYDIGSGLVTFATSNLAAGGTPATNTVRFTAPASGSVTGTTANTATEPDPVGPNNVASITTLISGLANVASVCATPGKDGVGSLGAASAPNTYFAGQRVTTSGNAASIELSPALTGVGASTAPIAAGDLVLVMQMQGARLNTDNSAAYGSSNGNGNGNLSGTQDQFTAGLYEYAVATNAVATGGGTLVLDRVLANTYDNLDYNDAANPTGQRRFQVVRVPQYSALAVADSVAGAPWNGTAGGVLALDVAGSTTFGTGARLTMTGRGFRGGGGKQYTGVGAGATAYSSTDFRQLSSATTTGTGGAKGEGTGGTPAYLYDGPSGALVDTGQEGYRNGSNGRGGPGNAGGGGTDESPTDNSRNTGGGGGANGGQGGFGGYGYSYTGNITDNAQGIGGAAFGASAGRLALGGGGGAGSANDGSLASSGAAGGGIVLLRTGAVAGTGQVLANGLNASPAANDGGGGGGAGGAVLVLAANTSTLGNLTVTTHGGQGGNANTNGAQPGAAYGPGGGGGGGIVFANGAVAAASSAAGGANGTTTTGALAFGATAGTAGNIATDAPASGSGTAACLPALTVALSTSTPGVTRAEGSTGPVDPALYTLTIANTGGTATGVSALGSMAPNLFKYDGTYTPVATLTLPDGSTTTPTGYGLPANGVSQPMFTGFVLPAGASLAITFRATIDASAQNGVAYQASAVASYDNPLRTSATNATAQPGQNYSGTSDAGLGTAGGSNYGSNSSTAEDVTIQTPLPVSLSRFTAVAVRLDAQLRWTTASEHNNDRFVVERSANGTAFEAVGTVRGQGNSSRAFDYTFSDAGAARHALAGQRLYYRLRQVDFNGETSYSPVRTVAFGTGGTAGLYPNPAGPTATLDLSNLPAGSYQVQVLDLTGRVVATYSLPGGAQHPLDLRALAVGTYLVRVHGGSGASQSLLLTHE, from the coding sequence ATGACCAAAATCCTTACCACCAGAAGGCTGCTGCCAACTGTTACTGGGCCTGTAGGCTGCCTGCTCCTGGGCCTGCTGTGGGGCCAGCCCTACCAGGCCCAAGCCCAGTTTCCGCGCGCAGAATCGTTTCAAAACAGTACGGCGGGGGGCTTCGTGCTGGGCGGCAGCGCCACGCTGACGGCGGCCACGGGCAGCGACCCCAACGGCGCAGGCTACCTGCGCCTGACTTCGGCAATTATCAATCAATCGGGCTTTGCGATTGACCAGACTTCGTTCCCGGCCCCACAAGGCTTTAGCATCTCGTTCGAATTTTTTGCCTACGGTGGCGATGGAGCCGATGGGTTTTCGGTCTTTCTGGTGGACGCCGACCAGACATCGGCGGCGTCATTTACACCGGGGGCTTCGGGCGGCTCGCTGGGCTACGCCCAAAAAACCACCGCCCCCGTCAGCAACGGGGTGCCGTTCGGCTACATCGGCATCGGCATCGATGAATTCGGCAACTACTCCAACGCCACCGAAGGCCGGGTAGGCGGTATCAACACCCCCGACCTAACGCCCGACGCGGTGGCCATCCGCGGGGCCGGCAACGGCCGTAGTACCAGCGACTACCCCTACCTGGCCGGCAGCCCCACGCTGCCTTTCAGCCTCGACGTGCCCACAATCCGGGCTCTGGCGGGCTCGCTTGACTACCGCCGGGTGTACATCGACGTGGTGCCCACCAACGGCACCTACCGCATCACGGTCCGCATCCAGCACGGGGGAGCCCTGGCAACGGCCGTGCGCAACTTCGTGGTACCCGCCCCCCCTGCCAATTTGCGGGTGGGCTTTTCGGGCTCGACGGGAGGCAATACCAACGTGCACGAAATCCGAAAGCTGGCCGTTCAGCAGCTACCTTTTTTGAGCGATGACGTGGCCGGTACCGCGTACAACCAGCCCGTTTCGATCAACGTGCTCAACAACGACATATTTTCTTACGCAACTTACAAGTCGGGCACCGTCGATTTGGACCTCAACACACCGGGCGTGCAAAGCTCGCTGGCACTGGCCCAGGGCACGTTTTCGGTGACGCCGGAGGGCACCGTCACGTTTACGCCCAGCGGCACGTTCGCGGGGGTGGTGACGGTACCGTACACGGCCGGCGATATGCTGGACCAAACGGCATCGCCGGCCAACATCACCGTCGTTGTGCGGGGGGCCGACGTGGCCAACAGCGTCAGCGGCCCCACGGCTGCCTTCCCCGGCGCGCAGGTGCAGTATACTGTCACCACATCTAACCTGGGCCCGCTGCCGGCCACCAACGTGGTGCCGACGCTGCAATTGCCAGCCGGCCTAAGCGGCGTAGTCGTAGGCAACGGCGGCGCGTACGACATCGGCTCCGGCCTCGTCACCTTTGCCACCAGCAACCTGGCCGCGGGCGGCACCCCGGCCACGAACACGGTCCGCTTTACCGCCCCCGCGAGCGGCTCGGTGACGGGCACTACCGCTAACACGGCCACCGAGCCCGACCCGGTGGGCCCCAACAATGTCGCTTCCATCACGACCCTCATCAGCGGGCTGGCCAATGTGGCCAGCGTGTGCGCCACGCCAGGCAAAGACGGCGTGGGCAGCCTGGGAGCCGCCTCCGCCCCCAACACCTACTTCGCGGGCCAGCGCGTGACGACGAGCGGCAACGCAGCCAGCATCGAACTGAGCCCAGCCCTGACGGGCGTGGGCGCAAGCACCGCCCCCATCGCGGCCGGCGACCTGGTACTGGTGATGCAGATGCAAGGCGCGCGTCTCAATACCGACAACTCCGCCGCTTACGGCAGCAGCAACGGCAACGGCAACGGCAACCTGAGCGGCACCCAAGACCAGTTCACGGCCGGCCTTTACGAATACGCCGTGGCCACCAATGCCGTGGCCACTGGCGGCGGCACCCTCGTGCTGGACCGGGTGCTGGCCAACACCTACGATAACCTCGACTACAACGACGCCGCCAACCCCACTGGGCAGCGGCGCTTCCAGGTGGTGCGCGTGCCCCAGTACTCGGCCCTGGCCGTGGCCGACTCAGTGGCCGGGGCCCCCTGGAACGGCACGGCCGGCGGCGTGCTGGCCCTGGATGTGGCCGGTTCGACTACGTTTGGCACCGGCGCCCGCCTCACCATGACCGGCCGGGGCTTCCGCGGCGGCGGCGGCAAGCAGTACACTGGCGTGGGCGCGGGTGCGACGGCCTACAGCAGCACCGATTTTCGGCAGCTGAGCAGCGCCACCACCACGGGCACGGGCGGGGCCAAAGGCGAAGGCACGGGCGGCACGCCCGCCTACCTCTACGACGGCCCCAGCGGGGCCCTGGTTGATACCGGCCAGGAAGGCTACCGCAACGGCAGCAACGGCCGTGGGGGCCCCGGCAACGCCGGCGGCGGCGGCACCGACGAGTCGCCAACCGACAACTCGCGCAACACCGGCGGCGGCGGCGGCGCCAACGGCGGCCAGGGCGGTTTCGGGGGCTACGGCTACAGCTACACCGGCAACATAACCGACAACGCCCAGGGCATCGGCGGGGCTGCGTTTGGCGCTTCTGCGGGCCGGTTGGCCCTCGGCGGTGGCGGCGGCGCAGGTTCGGCCAACGACGGTAGCCTGGCCAGCAGTGGCGCGGCGGGCGGCGGCATTGTGCTACTGCGCACGGGGGCCGTGGCCGGCACCGGCCAAGTGCTAGCCAACGGCCTCAACGCCAGTCCTGCCGCCAACGACGGCGGCGGCGGCGGTGGGGCTGGCGGCGCGGTACTGGTCCTGGCCGCTAACACCAGCACCCTCGGAAACCTCACCGTGACGACCCACGGCGGCCAGGGCGGCAATGCCAATACGAACGGCGCTCAGCCTGGCGCGGCGTACGGGCCCGGCGGCGGCGGCGGCGGCGGCATCGTATTCGCCAACGGCGCAGTGGCGGCGGCTTCGTCGGCGGCCGGCGGGGCAAACGGCACCACCACTACGGGGGCCCTGGCCTTCGGAGCTACCGCTGGCACTGCCGGGAATATTGCCACCGACGCCCCGGCCAGCGGCTCGGGCACGGCGGCCTGCCTGCCAGCCCTCACGGTGGCGCTGAGCACCTCCACGCCCGGCGTCACGCGCGCCGAGGGCAGCACGGGCCCGGTAGACCCGGCCCTCTACACGCTCACCATCGCCAACACGGGCGGCACGGCCACCGGCGTCAGTGCCCTGGGCAGCATGGCCCCTAACTTGTTCAAGTACGACGGCACGTATACGCCCGTCGCGACGCTTACCCTGCCCGACGGCAGCACCACCACGCCCACCGGCTACGGCCTGCCCGCCAATGGCGTCAGCCAGCCCATGTTCACAGGCTTTGTCCTCCCGGCCGGGGCTTCGCTTGCCATCACTTTCCGGGCCACCATCGACGCGTCGGCGCAGAACGGTGTGGCATATCAGGCGTCGGCCGTGGCCAGCTACGACAACCCGCTGCGCACTTCCGCGACCAACGCCACCGCCCAGCCCGGCCAGAACTACTCCGGCACCAGCGACGCAGGCCTGGGCACGGCCGGCGGCAGCAACTACGGCAGCAACTCCAGCACAGCCGAGGACGTGACCATTCAAACGCCGCTACCGGTGTCGCTGTCCCGCTTCACGGCCGTGGCCGTGCGCCTCGACGCCCAGCTGCGCTGGACCACCGCCAGCGAACACAACAACGACCGGTTCGTGGTGGAGCGCAGCGCCAACGGCACCGCGTTTGAAGCCGTGGGTACCGTGCGCGGCCAGGGCAACAGCAGCCGGGCCTTCGACTATACCTTCTCGGACGCGGGGGCTGCCCGCCACGCGTTGGCCGGCCAGCGCCTCTACTACCGCCTGCGCCAGGTCGATTTCAACGGGGAAACCAGCTACTCGCCGGTGCGCACCGTGGCGTTTGGGACCGGCGGCACCGCGGGCCTGTACCCCAACCCAGCCGGCCCCACGGCCACCCTCGACCTGAGCAACCTGCCCGCCGGCTCCTACCAAGTGCAAGTACTTGACCTAACCGGGCGCGTCGTGGCCACGTATTCTCTGCCGGGAGGGGCCCAGCACCCGCTGGATTTGCGCGCCCTGGCCGTAGGAACCTACCTGGTGCGCGTGCACGGCGGCAGCGGCGCCAGCCAGTCGCTGCTGCTAACGCACGAGTAA
- the holA gene encoding DNA polymerase III subunit delta: MVQDADAIFKQLRQRQFQPVYFLQGEEPYYIDVVADLIEKMALPEADRSFNQAVIYGKDVDVAGVLGQAKRFPMMAERTVVIVKEAQTIADLEQERSWPFLEAYLKNPLASTVLVLCYKHKTLDSRKKLGKLLASKDAPGAVLMTSKKLYDSQVPAWLTAHVRGLGQQITGQATALLAEYIGADLSRLANEIDKLVLNLKPGQAIDEELVQRLVGISKEYNIFELQKALVQCDVLKANRILGYFAANPKANPLIPNLTLLFGFFSKLLVLHQAGPNPPDGVFKSLGIVNSFAQKEYQHALKAYPAARVVDIIHLIRRADAQSKGIESGSMDEGEILRELVWLILHAVPAGVVS; the protein is encoded by the coding sequence TTGGTACAAGACGCCGACGCCATTTTCAAGCAGCTGCGGCAGCGGCAGTTCCAGCCCGTGTACTTTTTGCAGGGCGAGGAGCCGTACTACATCGACGTGGTGGCCGACCTGATCGAGAAAATGGCCCTGCCTGAAGCCGACCGCAGCTTCAACCAGGCCGTGATTTACGGCAAGGACGTGGACGTGGCCGGCGTGCTGGGCCAGGCCAAGCGCTTCCCCATGATGGCCGAGCGCACGGTCGTCATCGTGAAGGAAGCCCAAACCATCGCCGATTTGGAGCAGGAGCGGAGCTGGCCCTTCCTGGAAGCCTACCTCAAAAACCCGCTCGCCAGCACCGTGCTCGTGCTCTGCTACAAGCACAAAACCCTCGACAGCCGCAAGAAGCTTGGCAAGCTGCTGGCCAGCAAAGACGCCCCCGGCGCGGTGCTGATGACGAGCAAGAAGCTATATGACAGCCAGGTGCCGGCTTGGCTCACGGCCCACGTGCGGGGCCTGGGCCAGCAGATTACCGGGCAAGCCACGGCGCTGCTGGCCGAGTACATCGGGGCCGACCTGAGCCGGCTGGCCAACGAAATTGACAAGCTGGTGCTTAACCTCAAGCCCGGCCAGGCCATCGATGAGGAGCTGGTGCAGCGGCTGGTGGGCATCAGCAAGGAATACAACATTTTTGAGCTGCAAAAGGCCCTCGTACAGTGCGACGTGTTGAAGGCCAACCGCATCCTGGGCTACTTCGCCGCCAACCCCAAAGCCAACCCGCTCATTCCTAACCTCACGCTGCTCTTCGGTTTCTTCAGCAAGCTGCTGGTTCTGCACCAAGCGGGCCCCAACCCCCCGGATGGTGTGTTTAAAAGCCTGGGCATCGTCAACAGCTTCGCCCAGAAGGAGTACCAGCACGCCCTGAAAGCCTACCCCGCGGCGCGGGTGGTCGATATCATCCACCTCATCCGCCGGGCCGACGCCCAGAGCAAGGGCATCGAAAGCGGCAGCATGGACGAGGGCGAAATCCTGCGCGAGCTGGTATGGCTGATTTTGCACGCCGTGCCGGCCGGCGTGGTAAGTTAA
- the tyrS gene encoding tyrosine--tRNA ligase, protein MDLIEELTWRGMLHDAMPGTAEHLAGAAPVSGYIGFDPTAASLHIGNLASIMLLMHLQRAGHRPVALVGGATGMIGDPSGKSAERNLLDEATLRANQAGIRAQLEKFLDFNDSPTGALVVNNYDWFKAFSFLDFLRDVGKHLTVNYMMAKDSVKRRIGGPEDGATAGGSEGISYTEFSYQLLQGYDFFHLYQSLNCTLQMGGSDQWGNITTGTELIRRLGGPEAKAYALTGQLITKADGTKYGKSESGAVFLDPALTSPYQFYQFFLRADDADAPRLIRVFTLLGQAEIEALEAQHAQNPGAKTLQKALAQDVTIRVHSESAYEAALAASQVLFGGGDLGALDEATLRDVFAGVPHLRVPRAEAGALNVAVLLSEATGQQIFPSRGEVRKLIQANGLSLNGQKATSPDASVAELPLLHGKYLVVQRGKKNYYLVELT, encoded by the coding sequence TTGGACCTAATTGAAGAACTGACCTGGCGCGGCATGCTGCACGACGCCATGCCCGGCACCGCCGAGCACCTGGCCGGCGCCGCGCCCGTGTCGGGCTACATCGGCTTCGACCCCACGGCCGCTTCGCTGCACATCGGTAACCTGGCCAGCATCATGCTGCTCATGCACTTGCAGCGCGCCGGCCACCGCCCCGTGGCCCTGGTGGGCGGCGCCACCGGCATGATCGGCGACCCCAGCGGCAAGTCGGCCGAGCGCAACCTGCTCGACGAGGCCACGCTGCGCGCCAACCAGGCCGGCATCCGGGCCCAGCTGGAGAAGTTCCTGGACTTCAACGACTCGCCCACCGGGGCCCTGGTGGTCAACAACTACGACTGGTTCAAGGCGTTCAGCTTCCTGGATTTTCTGCGTGACGTGGGCAAGCACCTCACCGTGAACTACATGATGGCCAAGGATTCGGTGAAGCGCCGCATCGGGGGCCCCGAGGACGGTGCCACTGCTGGGGGCAGCGAGGGCATCAGCTACACCGAGTTCAGCTACCAGCTGCTGCAGGGCTACGATTTCTTTCACTTGTACCAGTCGCTGAACTGCACGCTGCAAATGGGCGGCAGCGACCAGTGGGGCAACATCACCACCGGTACCGAGCTCATCCGCCGCCTCGGGGGCCCCGAGGCCAAGGCCTACGCCCTCACCGGCCAGCTCATCACCAAGGCCGACGGCACCAAGTACGGCAAGTCCGAAAGCGGGGCCGTGTTCCTCGACCCGGCCCTGACCTCGCCCTACCAGTTCTACCAGTTTTTCCTGCGGGCCGACGACGCCGACGCGCCCCGCCTCATCCGCGTGTTCACGCTGCTGGGCCAGGCCGAAATTGAGGCCCTGGAGGCCCAGCACGCCCAAAACCCCGGCGCCAAAACGCTGCAAAAAGCCCTGGCCCAGGACGTCACCATCCGCGTGCACTCCGAGTCCGCCTACGAAGCGGCGCTGGCCGCCTCGCAGGTACTCTTCGGCGGCGGCGACCTGGGGGCCCTCGACGAAGCTACCCTGCGCGACGTGTTTGCCGGCGTGCCCCACCTGCGCGTGCCCCGCGCCGAAGCTGGGGCCCTAAACGTAGCCGTGCTGCTGAGCGAAGCCACCGGCCAGCAAATCTTCCCGTCGCGCGGTGAGGTACGCAAGCTCATCCAGGCCAACGGCCTGAGCCTAAACGGCCAGAAAGCCACTTCGCCCGACGCTTCGGTGGCCGAGCTGCCCTTACTGCACGGCAAGTACTTGGTGGTGCAGCGCGGCAAGAAAAACTACTACCTCGTCGAGCTGACGTAA
- a CDS encoding aminotransferase class I/II-fold pyridoxal phosphate-dependent enzyme, whose translation MDIFDRIAANRGPLGSHSHYAHGYFTFPKLEGEIQPRMQFRGKQVLTWSLNNYLGLANHPEVRQADIDGATAFGMAYPMGARIMSGNSNLHEQLENELADFVQKPAALLLNFGYQGVVSIIDALVSRHDAIVYDAESHACIIDGVRLHQGKRFVFNHNDMASLEKQLERAKRLTDETGGGILVITEGMFGMSGNLGKLPEIVALKAKFDFRIFVDDAHGFGTLGPTGAGTAEHLACAEGVDVIFYTFAKSMASIGAFVSGPETVIEYLRYNMRSQIFAKSLPMPLVIGALKRLELIRAHPEYRENLWTVVRALQSGLREKGFNIGTTESPVTPVFLNGEIPDATALTFDLRENHGIFCSIVVYPVVPKGVIMLRLIPTAVHTLADVEETIRAFETVAAKLDKGLYSKTAQPA comes from the coding sequence GTGGATATTTTTGACCGCATCGCCGCCAACCGGGGCCCGCTGGGCTCGCACTCGCATTACGCCCACGGGTACTTCACGTTTCCCAAGCTAGAGGGCGAAATTCAGCCCCGGATGCAGTTTCGCGGCAAGCAAGTGCTTACCTGGAGCCTGAACAACTACCTGGGCCTGGCCAACCACCCCGAAGTGCGGCAGGCCGACATCGACGGCGCCACCGCCTTCGGCATGGCCTACCCGATGGGGGCCCGCATCATGAGTGGCAACTCCAACCTGCACGAGCAGCTCGAAAACGAGCTGGCCGACTTCGTGCAGAAACCCGCCGCCCTGTTGCTCAACTTCGGCTACCAGGGCGTGGTGAGTATCATCGACGCGCTGGTGAGCCGCCACGACGCCATCGTGTACGACGCCGAGTCGCATGCCTGCATCATCGACGGCGTGCGCCTGCACCAGGGCAAGCGGTTCGTGTTTAACCACAACGATATGGCCAGCCTCGAGAAGCAGCTTGAGCGCGCCAAGCGCCTGACCGACGAAACCGGCGGCGGCATTCTGGTGATTACCGAGGGCATGTTCGGCATGTCGGGCAACTTGGGCAAGCTGCCCGAAATCGTGGCCCTGAAGGCCAAGTTCGACTTCCGCATCTTCGTCGACGACGCCCACGGCTTCGGCACGTTGGGGCCCACCGGGGCCGGCACGGCCGAGCATTTGGCCTGCGCCGAGGGCGTGGACGTAATCTTTTACACCTTCGCCAAGAGCATGGCCAGCATCGGCGCGTTCGTGTCGGGGCCCGAAACCGTTATTGAATATTTGCGATACAACATGCGCAGCCAGATTTTCGCCAAATCGCTGCCCATGCCCCTCGTAATAGGGGCCCTGAAGCGCCTGGAGCTGATTCGCGCCCACCCCGAGTACCGCGAAAACCTCTGGACCGTCGTGCGGGCCCTGCAAAGCGGCTTGCGCGAAAAAGGCTTCAACATCGGCACCACCGAATCGCCGGTGACGCCGGTGTTCCTGAACGGCGAAATCCCTGACGCAACGGCCCTTACCTTCGATTTGCGCGAGAATCACGGCATTTTTTGCTCCATTGTGGTGTACCCCGTGGTGCCCAAAGGCGTCATCATGCTGCGCCTTATCCCCACCGCCGTGCACACGCTGGCCGACGTAGAGGAAACCATCCGTGCCTTCGAAACCGTAGCCGCCAAGCTCGACAAGGGCCTGTATAGCAAAACTGCTCAGCCGGCTTAG
- the accC gene encoding acetyl-CoA carboxylase biotin carboxylase subunit, whose translation MKKITKLLVANRGEIALRVLRSAKEMGLQTVAIYSEADRQALHVRYADEAVCVGPPPSKDSYLRGDKIIEICLALGVDAIHPGYGFLSENAGFARAVRAAGLIFVGPSPEAMELMGSKLAAKAAVADFDIPLVPGTEEAITDVPAAQAIAEQVGFPILIKASAGGGGKGMRIVTHAAEFVEQMQLAVSEATSAFGDGAVFIEKYIGSPRHIEIQVLGDEHGHIVHLFERECSIQRRHQKVIEEAPSSVLTPELRAQMGRAAVDVARACNYTGAGTVEFLLDENHKFYFLEMNTRLQVEHPVTEQITGLDLVKEQIRIAEGQPLPFRQEDLTIQGHALELRVYAEDPQNNFLPDIGTLTTYVRPQGPGVRVDDGFEQGMEIPIYYDPMIAKLVTFGADRAEAIARMLRAIEEYQITGIETTLAFGAYVLRHPAFVSGHFDTNFIRDHFPAGALTPPAPDEATAQVAAALVALLLETKQPQAPAAADAAGAPAASGWRRNRLGVR comes from the coding sequence ATGAAAAAAATTACCAAACTGCTCGTCGCCAACCGCGGCGAAATTGCCCTGCGCGTGTTGCGCTCGGCCAAGGAAATGGGCCTCCAAACGGTCGCCATCTACTCGGAAGCCGACCGCCAGGCCCTGCACGTGCGCTACGCCGACGAGGCCGTGTGCGTGGGCCCCCCACCCTCCAAGGACAGCTACCTGCGCGGCGATAAAATTATTGAAATCTGCCTAGCGCTGGGCGTCGACGCCATCCACCCCGGCTACGGCTTCCTCTCGGAAAACGCCGGCTTTGCCCGTGCCGTGCGCGCGGCGGGCCTCATCTTCGTGGGGCCCTCGCCCGAGGCCATGGAGCTGATGGGCAGCAAGCTGGCCGCCAAGGCCGCCGTGGCCGACTTTGATATTCCGCTGGTGCCGGGCACCGAGGAGGCCATCACCGACGTGCCCGCCGCCCAGGCCATTGCCGAGCAGGTGGGCTTCCCCATCCTCATCAAGGCCTCGGCCGGCGGCGGCGGCAAGGGCATGCGCATCGTGACGCACGCGGCCGAATTTGTGGAACAAATGCAGTTGGCCGTGTCGGAGGCCACCTCGGCGTTCGGCGACGGGGCGGTGTTCATTGAGAAATACATCGGTTCGCCGCGCCACATCGAAATCCAGGTGCTTGGCGACGAGCACGGCCACATCGTGCACCTGTTCGAGCGCGAGTGCAGCATCCAGCGCCGCCACCAGAAGGTGATTGAGGAGGCGCCTTCCTCCGTGCTCACGCCCGAATTGCGCGCCCAAATGGGCCGCGCGGCCGTGGACGTGGCCCGCGCCTGCAACTACACGGGGGCCGGCACGGTGGAGTTTCTACTCGACGAAAACCACAAGTTTTACTTCCTGGAGATGAACACCCGCCTCCAGGTGGAGCACCCCGTGACGGAGCAAATCACGGGCCTGGACCTGGTGAAGGAGCAAATCCGCATCGCCGAGGGCCAGCCCCTGCCCTTCCGCCAGGAGGACCTGACCATCCAGGGCCACGCCCTGGAGCTGCGCGTGTACGCCGAAGACCCGCAGAATAACTTCCTGCCCGACATCGGCACCCTCACCACCTACGTGCGCCCCCAGGGCCCCGGCGTGCGCGTCGACGACGGCTTTGAACAGGGCATGGAAATCCCGATTTACTACGACCCGATGATTGCCAAGCTGGTCACCTTTGGGGCCGACCGCGCCGAGGCCATTGCCCGCATGCTGCGCGCTATTGAGGAGTACCAGATTACGGGCATCGAAACCACGCTGGCCTTTGGGGCCTACGTGCTGCGCCACCCGGCCTTCGTGAGCGGCCACTTCGACACCAACTTCATCCGCGACCATTTCCCCGCCGGGGCCCTCACGCCGCCCGCCCCCGACGAGGCCACCGCCCAGGTAGCCGCCGCCCTGGTGGCCCTGCTGCTCGAAACAAAGCAGCCCCAGGCCCCGGCCGCCGCCGATGCCGCGGGGGCCCCAGCCGCCTCGGGCTGGCGGCGCAACCGGCTGGGCGTGCGGTAA